A genomic region of Dermacentor andersoni chromosome 9, qqDerAnde1_hic_scaffold, whole genome shotgun sequence contains the following coding sequences:
- the LOC126527439 gene encoding uncharacterized protein, whose amino-acid sequence MPDTGSSTAACVVPALRKSKQCRLPDHATSTAAEIAGLHLAVDLLAEELPVTPVTIYCDSKAALLSLQRPERASLGVALLSTRLMALQEAGCSVSLHWLPAHVGIPGNEEADALAKRAHHCVVPPSLAVTANDFTCHRLRHHLLACHPDKRMSLGRPPRPLPQRGLSLRETSLLLRLRIGCCWTGARRHRHGLIASPACASCWEPETLEHLLLDCPAYLQHRGRLLQEFRHLGLPSARQGDILFPDHRPLAFHQITTPTGPTGPFLPDCSAAAMATL is encoded by the exons ATGCCGGACACAGGCTCGTCGACTGCGGCCTGCGTGGTGCCCGCCTTGCGGAAGAGCAAGCAGTGTCGCCTCCCCGACCATGCGACGTCAACAGCGGCAGAGATAGCAGGCCTTCACCTGGCTGTGGACTTACTGGCAGAGGAGCTGCCAGTGACCCCAGTGACCATctactgcgactccaaggcggcactTCTCAGCCTGCAGAGGCCAGAAAGGGCCAGCCTCGGGGTTGCCCTGCTCTCGACAAGGCTGATGGCGCTCCAGGAGGCGGGCTGCTCAGTGTCCCTGCACTGGCTTCCAGCCCACGTAGGGATACCGGGCAACGAGGAAGCAGATGCACTGGCAAAGCGTGCCCACCACTGCGTGGTCCCGCCCAGCCTGGCAGTGACAGCCAATGATTTCACATGCCACAGGCTTCGGCACCATCTGCTGGCCTGCCATCCGGACAAGCGGATGTCCTTGGGCCGCCCTCCGCGACCACTTCCACAGCGCGGCCTCTCACTCAGGGAGACCTCCCTCCTTCTGCGACTGAGGATTGGCTGCTGTTGGACGGGCGCTCGCCGCCACCGGCACGGCCTCATCGCCTCTCCAGCCTGCGCCTCCTGTTGGGAGCCCGAgaccctggagcacctcctgctggacTGCCCTGCTTACCTGCAGCATCGTGGCCGCCTCCTGCAGGAGTTCCGACACCTGGGGCTTCCTTCTGCACGGCAGGGAGACATCCTCTTCCCTG ATCACCGCCCCCTGGCCTTTCACCAGATCACCACTCCTACCGGACCCACTGGGCCCTTCCTGCCGGACTGCTCAGCCGCTGCCATGGCGACACTTTAA